The Congregibacter litoralis KT71 genome contains a region encoding:
- a CDS encoding sodium-dependent transporter, with protein MAQARGEFSSRFGFIMAAAGSAVGLGNIWGFPTQAASNGGAAFLIVYLILAFVLAYPALMAELVLGRHAHANAVTALKGTSSNPLLRNLGATAGIVGFIVASLILSFYAIVAGWMIAHCLASLAALVGATDLAEWLVGFSLTRNVIFMTLFMGMTIAIISAGVRDGIERWSSRLMPLLLLTLFALVVYVLTLDGASEGLRVYLMPDFESALSPQLIIKALGSAFFSLSLGVGTMLIYGSYISDKENLPVAGGLVTAVDIGIAVLAGFLVLPAMYVALNNGVEIFAADGALLSEDTLIFTVLPELFSNMGLAGGMVSLTFFFLMSIAALTSSISMLEVPVAYTIENHGVKRLRAVMVIGALIAMVSLIILLNFGTLFGAIIALTTRYSQPLLGFVFCIYVGWIWHRDAVLTELKKGAPDIAEGLFWKIWPWHLRLVCPAIILLIFVQSLR; from the coding sequence ATGGCGCAGGCTCGGGGCGAGTTTTCATCACGATTTGGATTCATCATGGCCGCCGCGGGCAGTGCCGTAGGCTTGGGCAATATCTGGGGGTTCCCCACCCAGGCAGCCAGTAATGGCGGCGCAGCATTCCTTATTGTTTATCTCATATTGGCCTTTGTGTTGGCCTACCCTGCATTGATGGCTGAACTCGTGCTTGGCAGACACGCCCACGCCAATGCTGTAACGGCGCTCAAAGGCACAAGCAGCAACCCACTGCTCAGAAATCTCGGTGCCACCGCCGGGATCGTAGGCTTTATTGTCGCCAGTCTCATCCTGAGTTTTTATGCCATCGTCGCGGGCTGGATGATCGCTCACTGTCTCGCCTCTCTGGCGGCTCTGGTCGGCGCTACCGATCTAGCCGAATGGCTGGTGGGTTTTTCTCTCACGCGTAACGTGATTTTCATGACGCTGTTTATGGGTATGACCATAGCCATTATTTCCGCCGGCGTACGTGACGGCATCGAGCGCTGGTCCAGTCGCCTCATGCCCCTGCTGCTCCTGACGCTATTCGCCTTGGTGGTCTATGTGCTCACTCTCGATGGCGCGAGCGAGGGCTTGCGGGTTTATCTCATGCCCGATTTCGAAAGCGCCCTCTCTCCCCAGTTGATCATCAAGGCCCTCGGGTCGGCCTTTTTCTCCCTCTCCCTTGGCGTGGGCACTATGCTCATCTACGGCTCCTACATCAGTGACAAGGAAAACCTGCCCGTTGCCGGCGGCCTGGTTACCGCTGTGGATATCGGCATCGCCGTGCTCGCCGGATTTCTGGTACTCCCCGCCATGTACGTGGCACTGAACAACGGCGTAGAAATCTTTGCCGCCGACGGTGCTCTTTTGTCCGAGGACACGCTCATTTTTACCGTGCTCCCTGAGCTCTTTTCAAATATGGGTCTGGCCGGTGGCATGGTATCCCTGACCTTTTTCTTTCTTATGAGCATCGCCGCTCTCACCTCCTCCATTTCCATGTTGGAGGTGCCCGTGGCTTACACCATCGAAAATCATGGTGTAAAGCGCTTGAGGGCCGTTATGGTGATTGGTGCGCTCATCGCCATGGTGAGCCTGATTATTCTGCTGAACTTTGGAACGCTGTTCGGCGCGATCATTGCGCTGACAACGCGGTATAGCCAGCCACTGTTGGGCTTTGTGTTCTGCATCTATGTAGGCTGGATCTGGCATCGCGATGCGGTGCTCACGGAGCTCAAGAAGGGTGCACCGGACATCGCTGAGGGTTTGTTCTGGAAGATCTGGCCCTGGCATTTACGTCTTGTTTGCCCGGCGATCATCCTGCTGATTTTCGTCCAGTCCCTGCGCTAA
- the xrtH gene encoding exosortase H, which translates to MRRFVLLFTALLLSLFTLELLDPVQAAVIQPFTGWLADISAAIIMPFDEHVRASGRIISHTQTGFAVSIEAGCNGVEAAIVLIAGVLAFPAPMQRKVVAIFLGFLAIQVMNIARIISLFYLGQWNLDVFTWTHLYLWPVLIMLDVLVVFMLYLRYLSQQETVEP; encoded by the coding sequence TTGCGTCGTTTTGTTCTTCTATTCACCGCGCTGCTCCTGAGCTTGTTCACCCTGGAACTCCTCGATCCTGTGCAAGCCGCCGTGATCCAGCCCTTCACCGGATGGCTTGCCGACATCAGTGCAGCGATCATCATGCCCTTCGACGAACATGTCCGCGCCAGTGGTCGCATTATCAGCCACACGCAAACCGGCTTTGCCGTGTCCATCGAAGCCGGCTGTAACGGCGTGGAGGCCGCCATCGTCCTCATCGCCGGGGTCCTCGCTTTTCCTGCCCCCATGCAACGCAAAGTCGTGGCGATTTTTCTGGGCTTTCTGGCGATACAGGTAATGAACATCGCCCGCATCATCAGTCTGTTCTATCTGGGACAGTGGAATCTCGACGTGTTCACCTGGACCCACCTGTACCTGTGGCCGGTGCTTATCATGCTCGATGTGCTCGTGGTCTTCATGCTGTATCTGCGTTACCTGTCACAGCAGGAAACGGTCGAGCCATGA
- a CDS encoding exosortase H-associated membrane protein — translation MRNYLANRPLLRFALAVFALLPACFLAWYFLGNFIAAPAIVLVKPVLLGWLGDTVASVALQGTDLLVMSHYGEDGGSIMKAELAGNQLGYTINTRTLSYSIPFFAALHFSTPMRAGWEKFSWCLLALWLLLAAGLISTVLKDLMLGLGTDFMDREPVPPADIIALLYQFSTLMVPPLAPVLLWAYTAKDSPAFIGLLPVALRPSADGGPDR, via the coding sequence ATGAGGAACTATCTGGCGAATCGTCCTCTGCTGCGCTTCGCACTGGCGGTTTTCGCGCTGCTCCCCGCCTGCTTTCTCGCCTGGTATTTCCTTGGCAACTTCATTGCCGCACCTGCGATTGTGCTGGTGAAGCCGGTTCTCCTGGGCTGGCTTGGGGATACGGTGGCGAGCGTTGCTTTGCAGGGCACTGACTTATTGGTGATGTCTCACTATGGGGAGGACGGCGGCAGTATCATGAAAGCTGAGTTGGCGGGCAATCAGCTGGGCTACACGATCAATACCCGCACCCTGTCCTATTCAATACCTTTCTTTGCGGCGCTCCACTTCTCTACCCCCATGCGCGCGGGCTGGGAAAAGTTCTCCTGGTGCCTCCTTGCCTTGTGGCTTTTGTTGGCCGCAGGGCTCATAAGCACGGTGCTGAAAGACCTTATGCTCGGGCTGGGGACGGATTTTATGGACCGAGAACCGGTGCCCCCAGCAGATATCATTGCCCTGCTCTACCAGTTTTCCACCCTTATGGTGCCTCCGCTGGCGCCCGTGTTGCTATGGGCTTATACGGCCAAAGATTCTCCCGCCTTCATCGGTTTATTGCCCGTTGCCTTGAGACCATCCGCAGACGGGGGCCCCGACCGCTGA
- a CDS encoding MerR family transcriptional regulator, with protein MNAALFEPRPLYGIGTVARLTGLKPDTLRVWERRYGLGASHKSPTGRRQYTQSDLEHLQLVASLVNDGARIGEIAKSERKTLEMLLKQRGVRGRGADAPAKPRAVFVGVALCDWLDKHQGCVSNVNAHLARVEFSELSEDAFDALEESDVLVVECGSLGSAQVARIRQFQQAGVASRIIVAYRFGNDHWIEELEKAEIAVMEFPPDSGKLAFEIARGVAESSVHTGETNLGELMPGKARHFKASELAAAANLKSALDCECPKHISDLITALADFEEYSSSCSVDNWKDAAVHSCIYAYTAQARHLMEKALQAVLEDRGAEFQAELNRLALAAGGLRDVS; from the coding sequence ATGAACGCAGCCCTTTTCGAGCCCCGCCCTCTCTATGGTATTGGTACGGTGGCACGCCTGACCGGATTAAAACCTGACACGCTTCGTGTATGGGAGAGACGTTATGGTTTAGGCGCCAGCCACAAGTCTCCAACGGGTCGCAGGCAGTACACGCAGTCGGATCTTGAGCATTTGCAGCTCGTCGCGTCCCTGGTAAACGATGGCGCCCGCATCGGCGAAATTGCCAAGTCGGAGCGCAAGACCCTGGAAATGCTTCTTAAGCAGCGCGGCGTGCGCGGGCGCGGCGCAGATGCTCCAGCGAAGCCTCGGGCTGTATTTGTCGGAGTAGCACTCTGTGACTGGCTGGACAAGCATCAGGGGTGCGTGAGCAATGTCAACGCGCACCTGGCCCGCGTCGAGTTTTCAGAGCTGTCTGAGGACGCCTTTGATGCCCTTGAGGAAAGTGACGTGCTGGTCGTGGAGTGCGGCTCCCTGGGGAGTGCACAGGTGGCCAGGATCCGTCAGTTCCAGCAGGCCGGCGTCGCGTCGCGGATCATCGTCGCCTATCGCTTTGGCAACGACCACTGGATAGAAGAACTCGAGAAGGCGGAGATCGCCGTCATGGAGTTTCCGCCGGATTCCGGCAAGCTGGCCTTCGAAATCGCCCGCGGTGTGGCGGAATCTTCCGTGCATACGGGGGAGACTAATCTCGGAGAGCTTATGCCGGGTAAAGCGCGACACTTTAAAGCCTCGGAGCTTGCGGCTGCCGCCAATCTAAAGAGTGCCCTTGATTGCGAGTGCCCAAAACACATCTCAGACCTGATCACGGCTCTGGCAGATTTTGAAGAATATTCTTCGTCATGTTCCGTAGATAACTGGAAAGACGCGGCGGTGCACTCCTGTATCTATGCTTACACTGCCCAGGCACGTCACTTGATGGAAAAAGCGCTCCAGGCGGTCCTCGAAGACCGGGGAGCGGAGTTCCAGGCAGAGCTCAACCGCCTGGCCCTCGCGGCGGGAGGCTTGCGCGATGTCAGCTGA
- a CDS encoding sigma-70 family RNA polymerase sigma factor → MESLAVETEDKDLERLFAEARRYPLLTSQQEKSIDGSKWQAVTGLQKLLVRDKVARHYLRAWSSNTALTPLDIAYFTNREHHFILRRELSNYMADGKQADRMEALHSALQKNRTPRTLDQRMADLDLPASLTVGIAVVVLRLDGVKLQDSVADALEQWSTFWTHTEKRPKTPLEASVREELIAHMESYSDARDTLTMHNLRLVYSIAGRYRGKGVNYLDLIQEGTLGLIRAAEKYDHSKGFRFSTYCFNWITQAIRRHVGDTGGLIRYPTHVQEQVNKLYRLRVTEKQRTGEEPGDAALAEAAGLTLEKTRDLLQLRNLGVSLDAPQFDDDDGTLLDTMSGGPFDASESEAETESLHDRLLLEMEELDKAEREVVIARWGLHDGPPLSRAEIADRMSVSREWVRQLERAALTKLSGNERIRSAFADYMEASD, encoded by the coding sequence GTGGAATCTTTAGCGGTAGAGACAGAAGACAAAGACCTGGAGCGCCTTTTTGCCGAAGCGCGCAGATACCCGCTGTTAACAAGCCAGCAGGAAAAATCCATCGACGGCAGCAAGTGGCAGGCAGTGACAGGACTGCAGAAGCTGCTGGTCCGGGATAAAGTTGCCAGGCATTACCTCCGCGCATGGAGTAGCAATACGGCGCTGACCCCCTTGGACATCGCCTACTTTACGAACCGGGAGCATCACTTTATTTTGCGCCGCGAGCTGTCCAACTATATGGCGGATGGTAAGCAAGCGGACCGCATGGAAGCCCTGCATTCCGCGCTGCAGAAAAATCGGACGCCCCGCACCCTGGACCAGCGCATGGCGGATCTGGACCTCCCCGCCAGCCTCACCGTGGGAATTGCCGTGGTCGTGCTGCGTCTCGACGGCGTAAAGCTGCAGGACAGTGTGGCGGACGCCCTGGAGCAATGGTCGACGTTTTGGACACACACGGAAAAGCGTCCGAAAACGCCGCTGGAAGCATCTGTGCGCGAGGAGCTCATCGCCCATATGGAGAGCTACTCCGACGCGCGCGACACCCTCACCATGCACAATTTGCGCCTGGTGTACTCCATCGCGGGTCGCTACCGGGGCAAGGGCGTCAACTATCTCGATTTGATTCAGGAAGGCACCCTGGGCCTGATCCGTGCTGCAGAGAAATACGATCACAGCAAAGGATTTCGCTTCAGCACCTACTGCTTTAACTGGATAACCCAGGCTATCCGGCGCCACGTGGGAGACACGGGAGGCTTGATTCGCTACCCCACTCATGTGCAGGAACAGGTTAATAAACTTTATCGCCTGCGCGTCACAGAAAAGCAGCGCACGGGTGAAGAGCCCGGCGACGCAGCGCTAGCGGAGGCGGCGGGCCTGACCCTCGAGAAAACCCGGGACCTGCTGCAGCTGCGAAACCTTGGGGTGTCCCTGGACGCCCCCCAATTCGACGATGACGACGGCACGCTGCTCGATACTATGAGCGGTGGACCTTTTGATGCCTCGGAATCAGAGGCAGAGACGGAATCTCTCCACGACCGGCTTTTGCTCGAAATGGAAGAACTGGACAAGGCCGAGCGTGAAGTCGTCATCGCGCGCTGGGGCTTGCACGATGGCCCCCCCCTCTCCCGCGCGGAGATTGCGGACCGTATGTCCGTCAGCAGGGAGTGGGTGCGTCAACTCGAGCGTGCGGCGCTGACCAAGCTCAGTGGCAATGAGCGTATTCGCTCAGCCTTTGCGGATTACATGGAAGCTTCCGACTAG
- a CDS encoding TIGR01777 family oxidoreductase → MEILVTGGTGFIGEALVPVLCAKGHGVTVLTRQSDPAQISDARFIQELSQLETPIDVVINLAGASLAAKRWNAAYKDEMVNSRVLLTQRLGEYFRAVEKRPVIWLNASAIGFYGPRGDETLAESADTGTGFAAELCRDWEAAAKKAAGDARLCLMRLGVVLDKEGGAYPQMAQPFQMGVANWIGDGEQWLSWVHRDDVVAAICHAMDNADVAGAVNVTAPTPVTSRGFCAAMRKVHRTLVAIPMPGVVMRAMVGEMADELLITGQKVLPQALLSSGFNFTHADIDTALKAIET, encoded by the coding sequence ATGGAAATCTTAGTCACGGGTGGCACGGGGTTTATTGGCGAGGCGCTTGTTCCTGTCCTATGCGCCAAGGGTCATGGGGTGACGGTGCTCACCCGACAGTCCGATCCGGCGCAAATCTCTGATGCCCGATTCATACAGGAACTGTCGCAGCTTGAGACCCCCATCGACGTGGTGATTAACCTCGCTGGCGCCTCCCTTGCGGCTAAACGCTGGAACGCGGCTTATAAAGATGAAATGGTCAACAGTCGTGTGTTGCTGACCCAGCGCCTGGGCGAATACTTCCGCGCCGTTGAAAAACGGCCCGTGATATGGCTTAACGCCAGTGCCATCGGATTTTACGGTCCCCGGGGTGATGAGACCCTGGCGGAGTCGGCGGACACGGGGACCGGCTTTGCCGCAGAACTGTGCAGGGATTGGGAGGCCGCGGCGAAGAAAGCTGCCGGCGATGCCCGCTTATGCCTCATGCGTCTGGGTGTGGTGCTCGATAAGGAGGGAGGTGCTTATCCCCAGATGGCGCAGCCTTTTCAAATGGGTGTCGCTAATTGGATTGGCGACGGTGAGCAGTGGCTCAGTTGGGTGCACAGAGATGACGTGGTGGCGGCAATATGCCACGCGATGGACAACGCTGACGTGGCGGGAGCGGTGAATGTCACGGCGCCGACTCCAGTGACGAGCCGGGGTTTCTGTGCGGCCATGCGAAAGGTACATCGGACGCTGGTGGCCATACCTATGCCCGGTGTTGTCATGCGCGCGATGGTCGGCGAGATGGCTGACGAGCTACTCATCACGGGCCAGAAGGTGCTACCTCAGGCCCTTCTATCATCAGGCTTTAACTTTACACATGCGGATATCGACACTGCGCTCAAGGCGATTGAGACGTAG
- a CDS encoding NAD-dependent protein deacetylase, which yields MSTQIPLHAESDFLSALIDHAPVLVITGAGISVSTGIPTYRDEKGAWLRSNPITHQEFVADRRQRQRYWGRSLLGWPAVRDAKPAKGHRLLAQLEHHGLVSHIVTQNVDRLHQRAGSIRVTDLHGRLDRVRCLGCETLSSRDVLQKALERLNPHINHTTIEARPDGDADMPDAMVEGITVPSCDLCDGTLMPDVVFFGGSIPGSRVEQCKQVLEHSNSVLVVGSSLQVYSGYRFCKWAAKAGKPVFLMNPGQTRADDMATKWSVDADTGLDALLSLSSKKHAEALHIPPGHQPSHTA from the coding sequence ATGAGTACTCAAATCCCCCTGCATGCTGAGAGCGACTTTTTAAGCGCCCTCATTGACCACGCGCCGGTATTGGTCATCACCGGGGCGGGGATCAGTGTGTCGACGGGTATTCCCACCTACCGTGATGAAAAAGGAGCGTGGCTGCGAAGCAATCCCATTACCCATCAGGAGTTTGTAGCCGACCGTCGACAGCGCCAACGTTATTGGGGTCGATCGCTCCTGGGCTGGCCCGCTGTGCGGGATGCCAAACCCGCGAAAGGGCACCGTCTCCTGGCACAGTTGGAACACCATGGTTTGGTGTCACATATCGTCACGCAGAACGTAGACCGGCTCCATCAACGTGCCGGAAGCATCAGGGTTACGGACCTTCACGGACGCCTCGATCGCGTGAGGTGCCTGGGTTGCGAAACACTCTCAAGCCGGGATGTGCTCCAAAAGGCACTGGAGCGCTTGAACCCTCACATCAACCACACAACGATTGAGGCACGCCCTGACGGTGATGCCGACATGCCCGACGCCATGGTTGAGGGAATCACCGTGCCTTCCTGCGACCTGTGTGACGGCACCCTGATGCCCGACGTGGTGTTTTTTGGCGGAAGCATCCCCGGGAGCCGGGTGGAGCAATGCAAGCAGGTGCTTGAGCACTCTAACAGCGTACTGGTTGTTGGTAGTTCGCTGCAGGTGTACTCGGGCTATCGGTTTTGCAAATGGGCTGCGAAAGCGGGCAAGCCTGTTTTCCTCATGAATCCGGGGCAGACCCGCGCTGATGATATGGCGACAAAGTGGTCCGTTGATGCCGATACGGGGCTTGATGCTCTCCTGAGCCTGAGCAGCAAAAAGCACGCTGAAGCCCTGCACATACCGCCAGGCCACCAACCTTCCCATACCGCATAA
- a CDS encoding cryptochrome/photolyase family protein, whose amino-acid sequence MTDTVILWFRQDLRLNDLPALQAASRDGRRVLPLYIFDEDSPGDWVMGGASRWWLHHSLSALARDIEDQGGKLIFRRGKSREVLGDICKSTDATAVYCSRRYEPWASEEEKMLHEDLGNSDIDFKRYGGTLLHEPGNVMTQSGGPYKVFTPFWRACLELDRAEPVPVPDVTWSTFTKSDALDDWQLRPTSPNWAASWEEYWTPGEDGAQQRLHDFLEESVSRYADERDFPAEEVSSRLSPHLHHGELSPRQVWAMCEQKKLETPASEKAIKKFQAEIGWREFSYHLLHFFPEIPEKAFKENFADFPWQPDKTRLERWQQGQTGYPIVDAGMRELWATGTMHNRIRMVVASFLCKHLLQHWRSGEDWFWDTLVDADMASNGCSWQWVAGSGADAAPYFRIFNPITQGEKFDKHGDYVRQWVPEIARLPNKYLHKPWEASKEALEEAGIKLGSDYPEPIVDHKEARQAALDAYEDIKGSNTSSS is encoded by the coding sequence ATGACAGACACTGTGATTCTCTGGTTCCGACAGGACCTCAGACTCAACGATCTCCCCGCACTCCAGGCCGCGAGTCGCGACGGGCGTCGTGTACTGCCCCTGTACATTTTTGACGAGGACTCTCCGGGAGATTGGGTGATGGGCGGCGCAAGCCGCTGGTGGCTGCACCACAGTCTGTCTGCTCTTGCGAGGGACATCGAGGATCAGGGCGGCAAGCTGATATTCCGGCGCGGCAAGTCCCGGGAGGTACTCGGCGATATCTGCAAAAGCACCGACGCTACCGCGGTGTACTGCAGCCGCCGCTACGAGCCCTGGGCAAGCGAAGAGGAGAAGATGCTCCACGAGGACCTGGGTAACAGCGACATCGATTTCAAGCGCTATGGCGGCACCCTCCTCCATGAGCCCGGCAACGTCATGACGCAGAGTGGAGGTCCGTACAAGGTGTTTACCCCTTTCTGGCGCGCATGTCTGGAGTTGGATAGAGCCGAGCCTGTACCCGTGCCCGATGTCACCTGGTCGACGTTCACAAAGAGCGACGCGCTGGATGACTGGCAACTGCGACCGACGTCGCCAAACTGGGCGGCATCCTGGGAAGAGTATTGGACCCCCGGTGAAGACGGCGCTCAACAACGCCTCCATGACTTTCTTGAGGAATCGGTGTCCCGCTACGCCGACGAGCGGGACTTTCCCGCCGAAGAAGTAAGCTCCAGACTGTCGCCTCACCTCCACCACGGTGAACTATCGCCGCGGCAGGTCTGGGCTATGTGCGAGCAAAAAAAGCTCGAGACACCTGCGAGCGAAAAGGCGATTAAGAAGTTTCAGGCAGAAATCGGCTGGCGGGAGTTCTCCTACCACCTGCTACATTTCTTTCCGGAGATTCCAGAAAAAGCGTTCAAGGAGAACTTTGCCGACTTCCCCTGGCAACCGGACAAAACACGCCTGGAGCGCTGGCAACAGGGGCAGACAGGGTATCCCATCGTCGATGCGGGGATGCGGGAGCTCTGGGCAACGGGCACCATGCACAACCGCATCCGTATGGTGGTGGCCTCGTTTCTCTGTAAACACCTTTTACAACATTGGCGATCGGGAGAGGACTGGTTCTGGGACACCCTGGTGGATGCGGACATGGCAAGCAATGGCTGCAGCTGGCAGTGGGTAGCCGGCAGCGGTGCCGACGCCGCGCCCTATTTCCGTATATTCAACCCCATTACCCAGGGCGAAAAATTCGATAAACATGGCGACTATGTTCGTCAGTGGGTGCCGGAGATTGCCAGGCTGCCCAACAAGTATCTACACAAGCCCTGGGAGGCCAGCAAAGAGGCCCTGGAGGAAGCCGGGATAAAACTAGGCTCGGACTATCCGGAGCCCATCGTCGATCACAAGGAGGCGCGTCAGGCGGCGCTGGATGCCTACGAAGACATTAAGGGTTCAAACACCTCGTCGTCGTAG
- a CDS encoding XdhC family protein, translated as MQTQDYAVLNAAFDAVDRGQACWLATVVAVHGSSPRPVGSMALFLPPASQVGSLSGGCVEEELLASIVADEFDTQIPQVLQYGVSAQENARLGLPCGGHLSIFLQYLSVEKDLDWLHRVRDALQARAVAQRRVHRRSGATEVSLGERFAELHFGDDSLTQSFGPRQRMLLVGAGQLAASVAELALGLDYDVLVCDPRDDARADWRGPAIPLLPGMPDDAVRAHADDSQSVVITLTHDPRIDDMALMEALESKAWYVGALGSLRTTEQRKERLSALGVASDAIDRLHAPVGLDIGSKTPPEIAVSIIAELVRLRRRGV; from the coding sequence GTGCAGACGCAAGATTACGCAGTTCTAAACGCCGCATTTGACGCTGTTGATCGGGGGCAGGCGTGCTGGCTTGCTACCGTAGTGGCGGTGCATGGATCATCACCCCGTCCCGTGGGCTCCATGGCTCTTTTCTTACCGCCGGCGTCTCAGGTGGGGTCTCTGTCGGGCGGCTGCGTCGAGGAAGAACTTCTGGCAAGTATCGTCGCCGACGAGTTCGATACTCAAATCCCGCAGGTCCTTCAATACGGCGTCAGCGCCCAGGAAAATGCACGTCTGGGTCTTCCCTGCGGCGGCCATCTGAGTATTTTTCTGCAATACCTGAGCGTCGAGAAAGATCTTGATTGGCTGCACAGGGTGCGGGATGCCCTGCAGGCTAGAGCGGTAGCCCAACGCCGCGTGCATCGACGCTCCGGTGCCACCGAGGTCAGCCTTGGGGAGCGCTTTGCCGAATTACATTTTGGCGATGATAGCCTGACGCAAAGTTTTGGGCCCCGGCAACGCATGCTGCTTGTAGGCGCCGGTCAGCTGGCCGCCAGCGTAGCGGAGCTTGCCCTCGGGCTGGACTATGATGTGCTGGTCTGTGATCCCCGGGATGATGCGCGGGCGGATTGGCGCGGCCCGGCGATCCCCTTGCTCCCCGGGATGCCCGATGACGCCGTCAGAGCCCATGCTGACGACTCCCAGTCTGTGGTGATTACCCTGACCCATGATCCCCGTATCGACGACATGGCGCTTATGGAGGCCCTGGAATCAAAAGCCTGGTATGTGGGTGCCCTGGGTTCTTTGAGAACCACGGAGCAACGCAAAGAGCGCCTGAGCGCCCTTGGCGTGGCTTCGGATGCCATCGATCGGCTTCACGCCCCCGTTGGCCTGGACATCGGCAGCAAGACACCGCCAGAAATCGCCGTCTCCATAATCGCGGAGCTGGTTCGCCTACGACGACGAGGTGTTTGA
- the pgsA gene encoding CDP-diacylglycerol--glycerol-3-phosphate 3-phosphatidyltransferase translates to MNIPNTLTLLRIILIPVMVAVFYMPFEGHLLSAAAIFAVAAVTDWFDGYLARRLGQMTPFGAFLDPVADKLMVAVALVLLVERHNDLLFTLAACVIIGREIVVSALREWMAELGKRTSVAVSMIGKVKTGFQMVSIVVLLAVDAERDGSEILALGVLLLYVAAALTIWSMWQYLRAAQQVLSDELPG, encoded by the coding sequence CTGAATATTCCCAATACTCTGACACTACTGCGAATTATCCTCATCCCCGTGATGGTCGCCGTGTTTTATATGCCCTTTGAAGGGCATTTGCTGTCGGCCGCGGCCATTTTTGCCGTCGCGGCAGTTACCGACTGGTTTGATGGCTATCTCGCTCGTCGCCTGGGGCAAATGACGCCTTTCGGTGCGTTTCTCGATCCCGTGGCAGACAAGCTGATGGTCGCTGTCGCCCTGGTGTTGCTCGTGGAGCGTCACAACGACTTACTTTTTACGCTTGCCGCATGCGTCATCATCGGCCGGGAGATTGTGGTGTCTGCCCTTCGCGAGTGGATGGCGGAGCTGGGTAAGCGAACGTCGGTGGCAGTGTCGATGATAGGGAAGGTCAAGACTGGCTTTCAGATGGTGTCCATCGTGGTTCTCCTCGCTGTGGATGCCGAGCGCGATGGCAGCGAAATTCTCGCCCTTGGCGTCCTGCTTCTCTACGTCGCGGCGGCCCTGACCATCTGGTCCATGTGGCAGTATCTTCGTGCTGCGCAGCAGGTGCTCTCCGATGAGCTTCCGGGCTGA